A genomic stretch from Pseudomonadota bacterium includes:
- a CDS encoding glucan 1,4-alpha-glucosidase translates to MTSHAPGAPGSSPRWTSTAKTGVGTALWNSSLVWFTLSHGILNEVYHPSVDVACLRDAGLIVTDGSALFSEEKRDVESLVTPLADGVPAYRLVNRCRSGRYEITKQVVCDPRRSVLLQRTRFTPHGDLASTARLYLLVAPHIGNSGADNHAWVGEHRGVPMLFAQRGDIALAVACSTPWTAASVGFVGVSDGWQDLHRHKRLEWRYERAENGNVALTGEIDAEAARVGVDIALGFGATAEEAALQVSQSLLDGFEAACKTYVVGWEQLQSSLVPLDRQAPREGDLYRRSVMALRVHEDKRFPGAVIPSLSIPWGFEKGSTTLGDYHLVWPRDLALAGGAFIAAGARAEALRVLHYLCATQESEGHWAQSSTPSGRPLLNHGQMDEPALTILLVELAQRHGILDGGDALERLWPMVRRAVTFIARCGPVLQADRTETDPGTSPFTLAAVVAALLVAADMAEAHGEPSDAAYLRETADIWNEGIDAWAYVRDTDVARWVGVDGYYVRIAPADERAFSTPRPVLDPLRLRGAAEAVVTPDVLALVRFGLRAPDDPRICDSLRVVDDVLGVETPYGSSWHRVSDDRYGEHDDGSAFDGLGVGRAWPLL, encoded by the coding sequence ATGACCTCTCACGCGCCAGGGGCGCCGGGCAGCAGTCCGCGCTGGACCTCCACCGCCAAGACGGGCGTCGGCACCGCGCTCTGGAACTCGAGCCTCGTCTGGTTCACCTTGAGCCACGGCATCCTCAACGAGGTGTACCATCCGTCGGTCGACGTTGCGTGCCTGCGCGACGCGGGCCTCATCGTCACAGACGGGTCGGCGCTCTTCTCTGAGGAGAAGCGCGACGTGGAGAGCCTGGTCACGCCTCTGGCAGACGGGGTTCCTGCGTATCGCCTCGTCAACCGATGCCGAAGCGGCCGGTACGAGATCACCAAGCAGGTCGTCTGCGATCCACGGCGCAGCGTTCTCCTGCAGCGCACACGGTTCACCCCGCATGGCGACCTTGCCTCGACCGCGCGGCTCTATCTCCTGGTGGCGCCCCACATCGGCAACAGCGGCGCCGACAACCACGCCTGGGTGGGGGAGCATCGCGGCGTGCCCATGCTCTTCGCCCAGCGCGGTGACATCGCCCTGGCGGTGGCGTGCAGCACGCCCTGGACCGCAGCGTCGGTGGGGTTCGTCGGGGTGTCTGACGGGTGGCAGGACCTGCATCGTCACAAGCGCCTGGAGTGGCGCTACGAGCGTGCCGAGAACGGCAACGTGGCCCTTACGGGCGAGATCGACGCCGAGGCGGCCCGTGTGGGCGTGGACATCGCCCTGGGCTTCGGCGCCACCGCCGAGGAAGCGGCCCTGCAGGTCTCTCAGAGCCTCCTCGATGGGTTCGAGGCGGCGTGCAAGACCTATGTCGTCGGATGGGAGCAGCTGCAATCGTCTCTCGTTCCCCTCGATCGCCAGGCGCCGCGTGAGGGCGACCTGTATCGGCGCAGCGTCATGGCGCTTCGCGTCCACGAAGACAAGCGCTTCCCCGGTGCGGTGATTCCGAGCCTCTCCATCCCCTGGGGCTTCGAGAAGGGCAGCACCACGCTCGGTGACTACCATCTCGTCTGGCCGCGCGACCTGGCGCTGGCGGGAGGGGCGTTCATCGCTGCGGGTGCGCGCGCGGAGGCGCTCCGCGTTCTGCACTACCTCTGCGCGACGCAGGAGAGCGAGGGGCACTGGGCCCAGAGCTCGACTCCGAGCGGGCGGCCGCTGCTCAACCACGGTCAGATGGACGAGCCCGCACTCACCATCCTGCTGGTCGAGCTCGCGCAGCGGCACGGGATTCTCGACGGGGGGGACGCCCTCGAGCGGCTGTGGCCCATGGTGCGTCGCGCGGTCACGTTCATCGCGCGCTGCGGTCCTGTGCTCCAGGCCGATCGCACGGAGACCGATCCGGGCACCTCCCCCTTCACCCTCGCCGCGGTGGTGGCGGCGCTGCTCGTGGCCGCCGACATGGCCGAGGCCCACGGCGAGCCATCGGATGCCGCATACCTGCGTGAGACCGCTGACATCTGGAACGAGGGCATCGACGCGTGGGCATACGTGCGAGACACCGACGTGGCGCGCTGGGTCGGTGTGGATGGGTACTACGTGCGCATCGCGCCCGCTGACGAGCGCGCCTTCAGCACCCCCCGTCCTGTTCTCGATCCGCTTCGTCTGCGGGGGGCGGCGGAGGCGGTGGTGACCCCGGACGTCCTGGCCCTCGTGCGCTTCGGGCTTCGCGCACCGGACGATCCGCGCATCTGCGACTCCCTGCGGGTGGTCGACGATGTGCTCGGGGTGGAGACGCCGTATGGATCGTCGTGGCATCGCGTGAGCGACGATCGCTACGGCGAGCACGACGACGGGTCCGCGTTCGACGGGCTCGGTGTCGGGCGGGCGTGGCCTCTTCTCA
- a CDS encoding Hsp20/alpha crystallin family protein, with protein sequence MMRAQQIQRRRLTEMISIWDAHKENLSLRDAMNHLIEQSFVPASLSPRNGVALDVTESPEEFVVRATVPGTSKDNIDVRFEGDTLTIRARLQCEPARENERFLLRERFSGEVSRSVTFPVRIDAEKAAADYKDGVLTLTLPKSESVKPRTIKIG encoded by the coding sequence ATGATGAGGGCACAACAGATTCAACGCAGGAGGTTGACAGAGATGATCTCGATCTGGGATGCCCACAAGGAGAACCTCTCGCTGCGCGATGCGATGAACCACCTCATCGAGCAGTCGTTCGTACCCGCCTCGCTGAGCCCACGGAACGGCGTGGCGCTCGACGTGACGGAGTCGCCAGAGGAGTTCGTGGTCCGCGCCACCGTGCCCGGCACGAGCAAGGACAACATCGACGTGCGGTTCGAGGGCGACACGCTCACCATCCGCGCCCGCCTGCAGTGCGAACCCGCCCGCGAGAACGAGCGGTTCCTCCTGCGCGAGCGGTTCAGCGGCGAGGTGAGCCGGAGCGTCACCTTCCCGGTCCGCATCGACGCGGAGAAGGCCGCAGCCGACTACAAGGACGGGGTGCTCACCCTGACCCTCCCCAAATCGGAGTCTGTGAAACCGCGGACGATCAAGATCGGCTGA
- a CDS encoding YkgJ family cysteine cluster protein: MSGHSVMRFCSNAMTGPLCQRGRWMRFLRASVRSPADLPSAGARPGKNARHDGEQMGMSFFELPPETQQDLFSELQQLYDAFEQETRDLPTPRGSCAGCGRCCEGPPLYMTCSDLEYAYAMSTPALGRVGAQSRFDEHAPDRRHAFSRFTCPFYSQASGCTVYARRPFACRVFGRYARQPIEWDFCVYRETARPYADASEVPLYDRYRELMGRYPAHRGYVYPTAMPYTRPAVEMLLGETLPWSPAAHPRFTL; the protein is encoded by the coding sequence ATGTCGGGCCACTCGGTGATGAGGTTCTGTTCGAATGCCATGACGGGTCCTCTCTGTCAGCGTGGGCGATGGATGAGATTCCTTCGCGCGAGCGTGCGTTCTCCTGCCGATCTGCCCTCGGCGGGCGCGCGACCAGGCAAGAACGCGCGCCACGATGGCGAACAGATGGGCATGTCGTTCTTCGAGCTTCCCCCTGAGACGCAACAGGACCTGTTCAGCGAGCTGCAGCAGCTCTATGACGCATTTGAGCAAGAGACGCGCGACCTGCCGACGCCGCGCGGATCGTGTGCCGGGTGCGGGCGCTGCTGCGAAGGGCCGCCGCTCTACATGACATGCTCCGACCTCGAGTATGCATACGCCATGAGCACGCCGGCCCTCGGACGCGTCGGCGCGCAGTCGCGCTTCGACGAGCACGCGCCGGATCGCCGCCATGCCTTCTCTCGCTTCACATGCCCCTTCTACTCGCAGGCCAGCGGCTGCACGGTATACGCGCGCCGGCCCTTCGCGTGCCGCGTCTTCGGACGCTACGCGCGTCAGCCCATCGAGTGGGACTTCTGCGTCTATCGCGAGACGGCGCGACCGTACGCCGACGCGAGCGAGGTGCCGCTGTACGACCGCTACCGCGAGCTGATGGGCCGTTATCCGGCCCATCGTGGCTACGTCTATCCCACGGCCATGCCCTACACCCGGCCTGCGGTGGAGATGCTGCTGGGCGAGACGCTGCCCTGGTCGCCCGCCGCCCACCCGCGTTTCACCTTGTAG
- a CDS encoding CoA-binding protein has protein sequence MAFEQNLITEWPDIEALLRTVRRVAVLGMKTEVHADQAAWYVPEALARAGVEIVPVPVYYPEVTHLMGQPVYRRLVDVPGDLDLVDIFRRPADVTGHVDDIIAKGPRIAWMQSGIRNDEAAEALARAGIKVVQNRCLMVDYGRVAR, from the coding sequence ATGGCATTCGAACAGAACCTCATCACCGAGTGGCCCGACATCGAAGCCCTGCTGCGCACGGTGAGACGCGTGGCGGTGCTCGGAATGAAGACCGAGGTCCACGCCGATCAGGCGGCGTGGTATGTGCCCGAGGCCCTGGCCAGGGCTGGCGTCGAGATCGTGCCCGTGCCGGTGTACTACCCGGAGGTGACGCACCTGATGGGGCAGCCCGTCTATCGCAGGCTGGTCGACGTGCCCGGCGACCTCGACCTCGTCGACATCTTTCGTCGGCCAGCCGATGTGACGGGGCACGTCGACGATATCATCGCCAAAGGACCGCGCATCGCCTGGATGCAGTCCGGCATCCGCAACGACGAAGCCGCCGAGGCACTTGCCCGCGCGGGCATCAAGGTGGTGCAGAACCGATGTCTCATGGTCGACTACGGGCGCGTTGCGCGCTGA
- a CDS encoding acetaldehyde dehydrogenase (acetylating), producing MKQRVAILGSGNIGTDLMMKVLRRDGALEMGALVGIDPTSEGLARARRLGVEAIVGGAQALLDSPTCRDIGIVFDATSAKAHHAHAPLLTARGLRVVDLTPAAIGPAVVPVANLEQHLDAPNVNMITCGGQATVPMVWAVRRTGATVGYAEIVSSIASRSAGPGTRANIDEFTVTTARALETIGGAARGKAIIVLNPAEPPILMRNTVYVLVEGDADIDALRASIREMEAAVAAYVPGYRLVRDPIFEDRRDDPVRVPGEPPRRGWKITCLLEVRGAGHYLPAYAGNLDIMTAAALRVGERMAERVSAAV from the coding sequence ATGAAGCAGCGCGTCGCAATCCTTGGAAGCGGCAACATCGGCACAGACCTCATGATGAAGGTGCTGCGACGAGACGGCGCCCTCGAGATGGGGGCCCTGGTGGGCATCGACCCGACGTCAGAAGGCCTGGCGCGGGCCCGACGCCTGGGCGTTGAGGCCATCGTGGGCGGCGCGCAGGCGCTGCTCGACAGCCCCACGTGCCGCGACATCGGCATCGTCTTCGACGCCACCTCCGCGAAGGCCCATCACGCGCACGCCCCGCTGCTCACCGCGCGGGGCCTGCGCGTCGTCGATCTCACCCCCGCCGCCATCGGCCCCGCCGTGGTGCCGGTCGCCAACCTCGAGCAGCACCTCGACGCGCCCAACGTGAACATGATCACCTGCGGCGGCCAGGCCACCGTGCCGATGGTCTGGGCCGTGCGCCGCACCGGCGCCACGGTGGGCTATGCCGAGATCGTCTCGTCCATCGCCAGTCGTTCGGCTGGGCCGGGCACGCGGGCCAACATCGACGAGTTCACCGTGACCACGGCGCGGGCGCTCGAGACCATCGGTGGCGCGGCACGCGGGAAGGCCATCATCGTGCTGAACCCGGCCGAACCGCCCATCTTGATGCGCAACACCGTGTACGTGCTGGTGGAGGGCGACGCCGACATCGACGCGCTGCGTGCCTCCATCCGCGAGATGGAGGCTGCGGTGGCCGCCTACGTCCCCGGCTACCGCCTCGTGCGAGACCCCATCTTCGAAGACCGTCGCGACGACCCGGTGCGCGTGCCGGGCGAGCCCCCGCGTCGTGGGTGGAAGATCACCTGCCTGCTCGAGGTGCGAGGCGCAGGGCACTACCTGCCGGCGTACGCCGGCAATCTCGACATCATGACCGCCGCCGCCCTGCGCGTGGGCGAGCGCATGGCCGAGCGCGTCAGCGCCGCGGTCTGA
- the dmpG gene encoding 4-hydroxy-2-oxovalerate aldolase, which translates to MLIVNDVTLRDGMHALSHQYSVDQMVAIARRLDAARVPLIEVSHGDGLNGNSFNYGFSAHTEAEYITAVKAELKHARLAALLLPGIGTVRDLREARALGVDTVRIATHCTEADIADEHIEAARELGFDVAGFLMMAHMISTTELVEQACRMESRGAHCVYVVDSAGALLMHETRDRVRALKQSLACEVGFHNHNNLSLGVANTVIAVEEGADRVDASLAGMGAGAGNCPLEVLVAVLARMGVETGIDLYPLIDAADAIVRPLQTRPVQTDGNAIMLGYAGVYSSFLLHTERAAKRFGVDPRDVLIELGRRKMVGGQEDMIVDVALQLAGRREGAPASA; encoded by the coding sequence ATGCTCATCGTCAACGACGTCACCCTGCGCGACGGAATGCACGCACTGTCGCACCAGTACTCGGTCGACCAGATGGTGGCCATTGCCCGCCGTCTCGACGCGGCCCGCGTTCCTCTCATCGAGGTATCGCACGGCGACGGCCTGAACGGCAACTCGTTCAACTATGGCTTCTCGGCCCACACCGAGGCCGAGTACATCACCGCGGTGAAGGCCGAGCTCAAGCACGCGCGGCTGGCGGCGCTTCTGCTTCCGGGCATCGGCACGGTGCGCGATCTGCGCGAGGCACGAGCGCTGGGTGTCGATACCGTGCGCATCGCCACCCACTGCACCGAAGCCGACATCGCCGACGAGCACATCGAGGCCGCCCGCGAGCTGGGCTTCGACGTGGCAGGCTTCTTGATGATGGCGCACATGATCTCAACGACCGAGCTGGTCGAGCAGGCGTGTCGCATGGAGTCGCGGGGCGCGCACTGCGTCTACGTGGTCGACTCGGCCGGCGCGCTGCTCATGCACGAGACACGAGATCGGGTGCGGGCGCTGAAGCAGTCGCTCGCCTGCGAGGTGGGCTTCCACAACCACAACAACCTCTCGCTGGGCGTGGCCAACACGGTCATCGCCGTCGAGGAAGGGGCCGATCGCGTTGACGCGTCGCTGGCTGGCATGGGGGCGGGAGCGGGCAACTGCCCCCTCGAGGTGCTCGTGGCCGTGCTCGCGCGAATGGGGGTCGAGACCGGCATCGATCTCTACCCGCTCATCGATGCCGCCGATGCCATCGTTCGCCCGCTGCAGACGCGCCCCGTGCAGACCGACGGCAACGCGATCATGCTCGGCTACGCGGGGGTGTACTCATCGTTCCTGCTGCACACCGAACGCGCCGCGAAGCGCTTCGGCGTCGATCCGCGCGACGTGCTGATCGAGCTCGGGCGCCGCAAGATGGTGGGCGGTCAAGAAGACATGATCGTCGACGTGGCCCTGCAGCTGGCCGGTCGTCGCGAGGGCGCCCCCGCGTCAGCCTGA
- a CDS encoding S58 family peptidase: MSSRSTAASPITWSTPSSRSPPTFPSPHSVSEHGLPPLVRPRARAWGLRLGDLPTGPRNAITDVDGVRVGHVTVIHGEGCNAARCGVTAVLAPGDDPFHRKLPAAAAAFNGCGEMTGLWWVNESGFLETPILMTDTLSIGRVLDGAISWMLDRYPRLGREEDVFTPVVGECDNSFLNDIRGRHVTSEHVRAALDTASGGPVAEGAVGAGTGMTCYDFKGGIGTASRVVDVDGARYTVGALINDNHGRRKDLVLGGTALGDLLTDRMPLDRAGSPEPEGSFILVIATDAPLDARALSRLAQRAWLGVARTGGKGNRGSGDFALAFSTRNVMVTPPPQGPRLLESVDESRLNPLFDGVVEAVEEAIVNALFAGTDMVGRDGNTVFGLPLDALAGVLRASG; encoded by the coding sequence ATGAGCTCGCGCTCTACCGCGGCATCGCCAATCACGTGGTCGACGCCATCAAGTCGATCGCCCCCGACGTTCCCGAGCCCGCATAGCGTGAGCGAGCACGGGTTGCCCCCGTTGGTCCGGCCGCGCGCGAGAGCGTGGGGGCTTCGCCTGGGAGACCTGCCGACCGGCCCGCGCAATGCCATCACCGACGTCGACGGTGTGCGCGTCGGGCACGTCACCGTGATTCACGGCGAGGGCTGCAATGCCGCGCGATGCGGGGTCACCGCCGTGCTCGCGCCGGGCGATGATCCCTTCCATCGCAAGCTGCCCGCGGCGGCGGCCGCCTTCAACGGCTGCGGCGAGATGACCGGTCTGTGGTGGGTGAACGAGTCGGGGTTTCTCGAGACGCCCATTCTCATGACCGACACCCTGAGCATTGGGCGTGTGCTCGACGGAGCCATCTCGTGGATGCTCGACCGCTATCCGCGCCTGGGTCGTGAGGAAGATGTCTTCACGCCCGTGGTGGGCGAGTGCGACAACTCTTTTCTCAACGACATCCGCGGTCGGCACGTCACCTCCGAGCACGTGCGCGCCGCACTCGACACGGCCTCCGGCGGACCCGTGGCCGAAGGGGCCGTGGGAGCGGGCACGGGGATGACCTGCTACGATTTCAAGGGCGGCATCGGTACCGCGTCGCGGGTGGTCGATGTCGATGGCGCACGTTACACGGTAGGCGCGCTCATCAACGACAACCACGGGCGGCGCAAGGATCTCGTGCTGGGGGGGACTGCGCTCGGCGACCTGCTCACCGATCGCATGCCGCTTGATCGCGCGGGCAGCCCTGAGCCGGAGGGTTCGTTCATTCTCGTCATCGCCACCGACGCTCCGCTCGACGCCCGCGCTCTCTCGCGCCTGGCGCAGCGCGCCTGGCTCGGAGTGGCCCGCACGGGCGGCAAGGGCAATCGGGGCAGCGGCGACTTCGCCCTGGCGTTCTCGACGCGCAACGTCATGGTGACCCCGCCGCCTCAGGGTCCGCGCCTGCTAGAGTCGGTCGACGAGTCGCGGCTGAACCCCCTCTTCGATGGGGTGGTGGAGGCCGTTGAGGAGGCCATCGTCAATGCCCTGTTCGCCGGCACCGACATGGTCGGACGAGATGGGAACACCGTGTTCGGGCTGCCCCTCGACGCTCTGGCGGGCGTGCTGCGCGCCTCAGGCTGA
- a CDS encoding 1-acyl-sn-glycerol-3-phosphate acyltransferase: MTQGVADETLVEDTQAQADPEVRAFSRVRGGLAFGLALGAAAVGSFVLFRLLNRTQVEGTENIPEHSENVLYCLNHNSILDNFAFESAVYLPKVLFRPEFLPIQLADRKNFFGDPGSRKLKDRIMGVIGRHFLRHLRAFPVDRKSGDMAQVDGWIELLKQNIVVVFPEGTRSRTGEIGRGKAGVGKLIYKSRPTVIPVRMVGMSRVLGVGMTVPKAFQTVRVFIGKPLDMSTFIDAPLPEREADELALYRGIANHVVDAIKSIAPDVPEPA, translated from the coding sequence ATGACCCAGGGCGTGGCTGACGAGACACTCGTGGAAGATACGCAAGCGCAGGCAGACCCAGAGGTTCGCGCGTTCAGTCGCGTGCGGGGGGGGCTGGCGTTCGGCCTGGCTCTTGGCGCGGCCGCGGTAGGCTCGTTCGTGCTTTTCCGATTGCTCAACCGCACCCAGGTCGAGGGCACCGAGAACATTCCCGAGCACAGCGAGAATGTGCTCTACTGCCTCAACCACAACTCGATCCTCGATAACTTCGCCTTCGAGAGCGCCGTGTATCTGCCGAAGGTGCTCTTCCGCCCCGAGTTCCTCCCCATCCAGCTCGCCGACCGAAAGAACTTCTTCGGTGACCCCGGATCGCGCAAGCTGAAAGATCGCATCATGGGGGTCATCGGCCGCCACTTCCTGCGCCACCTGCGGGCGTTCCCTGTCGACCGCAAGTCTGGCGACATGGCCCAGGTCGATGGGTGGATCGAGCTGCTCAAGCAGAACATCGTGGTGGTCTTTCCCGAGGGAACGCGCTCGCGTACCGGCGAGATCGGGCGGGGCAAGGCCGGCGTGGGCAAGCTCATCTACAAGTCGCGTCCCACGGTGATCCCGGTGCGCATGGTGGGCATGAGCCGCGTGCTGGGCGTGGGCATGACGGTTCCCAAGGCGTTCCAGACCGTTCGGGTCTTCATCGGCAAGCCCCTCGACATGAGCACCTTCATCGACGCGCCGCTGCCCGAGCGAGAAGCCGATGAGCTCGCGCTCTACCGCGGCATCGCCAATCACGTGGTCGACGCCATCAAGTCGATCGCCCCCGACGTTCCCGAGCCCGCATAG